One genomic window of Candidatus Eremiobacteraceae bacterium includes the following:
- a CDS encoding regulatory protein RecX produces MNSPAPASPAFAAAVRLLSGKRLTKSQLGQKLRDRGYEPSAIEEAIAVCEERRYIDDRTYAQLYVKSILDRKPVGRMRLLHDLLRHGIDGDLAHAVIDEFTGEGDE; encoded by the coding sequence ATGAACTCGCCGGCGCCGGCATCTCCGGCGTTCGCGGCCGCCGTGCGCCTGCTCTCGGGCAAGCGGCTCACGAAATCGCAACTGGGGCAGAAACTGCGCGATCGGGGCTACGAGCCTTCGGCGATCGAAGAAGCCATCGCCGTATGCGAAGAGCGGCGCTATATCGACGATCGCACGTACGCGCAGCTCTACGTGAAGAGCATCCTCGACCGCAAGCCGGTCGGGCGCATGCGCCTGCTCCACGATCTGCTGCGCCACGGCATCGACGGCGATCTCGCGCATGCGGTCATCGACGAGTTCACCGGCGAGGGCGATGAAGA